The sequence below is a genomic window from Croceicoccus marinus.
GAAGCGGCGACGATCGCGTCGGGGTTGGCAATGCCGATACCGGGCACGACCTGCGCCGCGGCCGGAGCCGACAGCGCGATCATCGAAACCGGAGCGATACCGAAAGCGAGTGCGGCAAGCGCCGCCTTTGGAGCAATGAGTTTCATCAGAATTGCGTTCCTACATTGAAATTGAAGGTCTTGGGATCGTCGCCATCGACCTTGACGAGCACCCGCGAAAGGTCGATCCGCAGCGGACCGAACGGTGAGTTCCAGTTGACGCCGACGCCGACCGCGACACGCGGCTTGGGGCTGTCGCCGACATATTCCTCGACGAAGACAAGCTCGTTGGCGGTGCCGTCGGGGGCAACCGGGTTGGTGACATAGGAGAAGCCGGTCGGAACCCCTTCTTCGTTGCGCGAGTTCACTTGGTAATAGATGTCGTTCACATCGGGATCGGTCAGACCCCAGACGGCGCCGACATCGACGAACACCGACGGGCGCAGGCCCATTTCGCGCGCGCCGGAACCGAGCGGGATCTCCATCTCGGCCCGGCCCAGGTAATAGGCCCGGCCGCCCAGCGCGTCGTCGGTCCAGTTGTTGCGATCCTCGCTGACCACCCCGTCTACCACGCCCTTGCGCAGAACGCGCGGACCCACGCCGCGAATGTCGAACCCGCGCATCTGCGGCTGGCCCAGGAAAAAGCGGTCGGTCAGGCGTACGTCGTCGGTGAAGGGCTGGTTATTGTCTTCCAGCGCATGGATATAGCCGCCCTCGCCCTGGACCGAGAAGATGAAGCTTGACCCCAGGTTCCAGTATTTCGCGGCGTTAAGGCGGCCGCGCAGATATTTCACATTGCCGCCAAGCCCGGCGAAATCGACATTGCCGACCACCCGCTGCCCGCGGCTGGGCCGGATGCGGTTGTTGAGGTTGTCCCACACCAGCGACGCGCCCAGGATCGAACTGGTCCGCTTGCCCAGCGCGTCGCACAGATAGCGCCCTGCGACCAGCGGATTACATTCCTGCACCCCGTCGCCGTCGATGTCGGCGAAATACTGGTCGCCCAGCGTCACATCCTCGAAATTCAGCGTATAGCGGCCGATCACGGTCATGTATTCGCTAAGCGGCGTACCGGCGCGCAGCGAGAATCCGGTCGTCGAATTCTCGTAGGTGTTGTTCCGGTCGTTGTTGAAATAGTTGAAGCTGTTGAAGTCGCGCCGATAGATGTCCGCCCCGAACGAGATGTTGCGGTCGAACACATAAGGCTCGGTAAAGCTGACCTGCGCCGATTTCGAATAGCGCGAATAGTTGAGGGACAGGCCCACGGTCTGCCCGCGCCCGCGGAAGTTCCGCTCGCGGATCGAACCCTGCAGGATGAAGCTTTCCAGGCTGGAGAAACCGGCCGACAGCTGCAGTTCGCCGGTCGGGTTCTCCTCGACATTGGCGATCAGGTTGATGCGGTCGTCGGCGCTGCCCGGCTCCTGCGCGATCTCGAAGTTCTCCTGGAAGAAACCCAGCGAGTTGATGCGGTTGGTCGAACGGCGCACTTGCAGCGAGTTGAACGCGTCACCCTCGGCCAGTCGGAACTCGCGGCGGATCACCTTGTCCTGCGTCAGCGTGTTGCCGTTGATCTCGATCTTCTCGACATAGGTGCGCGGCGCCTGGTTGATGACGAAGGTGACGTCCATCGTGCGCGCTTCGGGATCGCGGTCGTACTGCGGATCGACCGAGGCGAACGCATAGCCGAACGCGCCGATCGTCTCGGACAGGCCTTCGATCGTGTCCTCGACCTGCTGGGCGTTGTACCAGTCGCCTTCCTTCATCGTCAGCTGGCGGGTCAGCACGTCGGAATTGAAGTCGCGCAGCTGGCTTTCGACCGACACGTCGCCGTATTTGTAGCGCTCGCCCTCTTCCACCACATAGGTGATGATGAAGTCTTCCTTGTCGGGCGTAAGCTCGGCCACGGCGGACACGACGCGGAAATCGACATAGCCGTTGGTCAGGTAGAACTGGCGCAATTTCTGCTGGTCGAACGCCAGCTTGTCCGGGTCATAGCTGGTATTGCCGGTCAGGAACGACAGGAAGCCGGTCTGCTTGGTCAGCATCTCGCCGCGCAGCTCTCCGTCGGAGAACTCCTCGTTCCCGATGATGTTGATCTGGCGGACCTTGGACTTGGGCCCCTCGCTGATCTCGAACACGATGTCGACGCGGTTCTGGTCCAGCTGCACCGCCTTGGGCTCCACCGAAGCGGCGAAGCGGCCCTGCCTCTTGTACAGCTCGATGATGCGATTGACGTCGGCGCGGACCTTGGAACGGGTATAGATCTGGCGCGGGGCCAGCTTGATCTCGGGCAGGATCTTGTCGTTCTTGAGCCGCTTGTTGCCCTCGAGGATGATGCGGTTGATGATCGGGTTCTCGGTCACCTCGATCAGAACGCGGCCGTTTTCCTCGGAAATGCGGACATCGCCGAACAGCTCGGTGGCATAGAGGTCCTTGAGCGCCTGGTCGGCGGCGGCCTGCGAATATTCCTGGCCGGGACGCAGCTGGATATAGGACAGGATCGTCTGCGGCTCGAGCCGCTGCGCGCCCGATACCGAGATGGTGCTGATGGTATTGCCCGCGGGCGCCTGCTGGGCCTGCGCACCGGGCGCGAGCGAAGGCCCAGTTTGCTGCTGACCGGCCTCCTGCGCCGCGGCCTGCTGATGGTCCTGCGAGGCACCGGCAGTGTCCTGCGGGGCACCGGCAGTGTCCTGCGCGAACACCGGCACGCTCAGCGCGGTGGAGGCGAGCAAGGCGCCCAGCATGCCGGCCCCGGCCCACCGGACCGTGGATGTGTTCATGCCTGCCGCTGATCCCATCGGCGATCCATCCCGTCTCTTCATGCTAAATACTCGATCCTGACACTTCGCGGCGCTACCGCACCTGCGGGTTGGGTCCCCGCCCCACCGGGCGCCGCCGCCCCGCCCGACCGGATGATCCCGCCTGGCATCGCGGCTCCATCCGAAAATTTCGTGCTTCGGCGCCCGGTCTTCGCATGGCCGGGATTCCGAATGCGGGCCATCTGCCCGATGCCGCCCCGGCGATCAAGCGAAAGCCCCTGCTTATCCGCGATCCCCCGACGAACGACATTTCGCATCGCGCGGCACGCGACGCGCGGCGCGATCGTTACCGCTTGTGAAACGATCAGCTGAAGATGTTGAGAGAACTGATGTCTAGGATCGTGACAAAGACCATCAAGGTCAGCACGAGCGCCATTCCGGTGCGGAAAGCCCATTCCTGGCCCTTTGCGGATATCGGTTTCCGACGGACAGCTTCCGCCGCGTAAAAGGCGAGATGCCCGCCGTCGAGCGCCGGAATTGGCAGGAGGTTAATGAATGCCAAGTTAATTGAGATCATCGCGATGAAAGAGATGAACGCATACCATCCCGAGATCAGCTGTTCGCCCGAATATTTGGCGATCTTGATCGGTCCGCCAAGCTCGCTGACGGGGCGGCGGCCGGTGATGATCTGCCACAGCCCGACGGTGGTCAGGTGCAGCAATTGCCCGGTCGTCTTGG
It includes:
- the bamA gene encoding outer membrane protein assembly factor BamA, with product MNTSTVRWAGAGMLGALLASTALSVPVFAQDTAGAPQDTAGASQDHQQAAAQEAGQQQTGPSLAPGAQAQQAPAGNTISTISVSGAQRLEPQTILSYIQLRPGQEYSQAAADQALKDLYATELFGDVRISEENGRVLIEVTENPIINRIILEGNKRLKNDKILPEIKLAPRQIYTRSKVRADVNRIIELYKRQGRFAASVEPKAVQLDQNRVDIVFEISEGPKSKVRQINIIGNEEFSDGELRGEMLTKQTGFLSFLTGNTSYDPDKLAFDQQKLRQFYLTNGYVDFRVVSAVAELTPDKEDFIITYVVEEGERYKYGDVSVESQLRDFNSDVLTRQLTMKEGDWYNAQQVEDTIEGLSETIGAFGYAFASVDPQYDRDPEARTMDVTFVINQAPRTYVEKIEINGNTLTQDKVIRREFRLAEGDAFNSLQVRRSTNRINSLGFFQENFEIAQEPGSADDRINLIANVEENPTGELQLSAGFSSLESFILQGSIRERNFRGRGQTVGLSLNYSRYSKSAQVSFTEPYVFDRNISFGADIYRRDFNSFNYFNNDRNNTYENSTTGFSLRAGTPLSEYMTVIGRYTLNFEDVTLGDQYFADIDGDGVQECNPLVAGRYLCDALGKRTSSILGASLVWDNLNNRIRPSRGQRVVGNVDFAGLGGNVKYLRGRLNAAKYWNLGSSFIFSVQGEGGYIHALEDNNQPFTDDVRLTDRFFLGQPQMRGFDIRGVGPRVLRKGVVDGVVSEDRNNWTDDALGGRAYYLGRAEMEIPLGSGAREMGLRPSVFVDVGAVWGLTDPDVNDIYYQVNSRNEEGVPTGFSYVTNPVAPDGTANELVFVEEYVGDSPKPRVAVGVGVNWNSPFGPLRIDLSRVLVKVDGDDPKTFNFNVGTQF